From the genome of Pantoea alfalfae, one region includes:
- the rutA gene encoding pyrimidine utilization protein A produces the protein MKIGVFIPIGNNGWLISSNAPQYMPTFDLNKAIVLKAEHYHFDFALSMIKLRGFGGKTEFWDHNLESFTLMAGLAAVTSRIEIYATAATLTLPPAIVARMASTIDSISGGRFGVNLVTGWQKPEYEQMGMWPGDEYFGSRYSYLTEYVTVLRDLWGTGKSDFKGEFFTMNDCRVSPQPQRPMKVICAGQSDAGMAFSAQHADYNFCFGKGVNTPAAFSSTSIRMKQAAEKAGRDVGSYVLFMIIAAETDEEARAKWEHYKAGADEEALSWLTTQSQQDTKSGSDTNVRQMADPTSAVNINMGTLVGSYASVARMLDEVAQVEGTHGVLLTFDDFLEGIENFGQHIQPLMACRSALLDAQQEVA, from the coding sequence ATGAAGATAGGCGTCTTTATTCCGATTGGTAACAATGGCTGGCTGATTTCGTCCAACGCGCCGCAGTACATGCCGACCTTTGACCTGAACAAAGCCATCGTGCTGAAAGCAGAGCATTACCACTTCGACTTTGCACTCTCGATGATCAAACTGCGCGGCTTCGGCGGAAAAACAGAATTCTGGGATCATAACCTGGAGTCATTCACCCTGATGGCGGGCCTGGCGGCCGTTACCTCTCGCATCGAAATCTACGCTACCGCGGCCACCCTGACGCTGCCACCGGCGATTGTGGCGCGCATGGCGTCCACTATCGATTCCATTTCAGGCGGTCGTTTCGGCGTTAATCTGGTGACCGGCTGGCAGAAACCTGAATATGAGCAGATGGGAATGTGGCCAGGCGATGAGTACTTCGGCAGCCGTTATTCTTATCTGACCGAGTACGTTACCGTGCTGCGCGACCTGTGGGGCACCGGAAAATCGGACTTCAAAGGTGAGTTCTTCACTATGAATGACTGCCGCGTCAGTCCACAGCCGCAGCGTCCGATGAAGGTGATCTGCGCCGGACAGAGCGATGCCGGTATGGCCTTCTCTGCTCAGCACGCCGATTACAACTTCTGCTTCGGCAAAGGGGTTAACACACCTGCTGCTTTCAGTTCAACTTCGATTCGCATGAAGCAGGCCGCCGAAAAAGCGGGCCGCGATGTTGGCTCCTACGTGCTGTTTATGATTATTGCCGCCGAAACAGATGAAGAGGCGCGGGCTAAGTGGGAACACTACAAAGCTGGTGCAGATGAAGAGGCGCTCTCCTGGCTCACCACCCAGAGTCAGCAGGATACCAAATCAGGCAGCGACACCAATGTGCGCCAGATGGCGGACCCGACCTCAGCCGTCAATATCAATATGGGCACCCTGGTGGGTTCATATGCCAGTGTCGCGCGGATGCTGGATGAAGTGGCGCAGGTAGAAGGCACGCACGGCGTGCTGCTGACCTTTGATGATTTCCTGGAAGGTATTGAGAACTTCGGCCAGCACATTCAGCCGCTGATGGCCTGTCGCAGCGCCCTGCTCGACGCACAGCAGGAGGTGGCATAA
- the rutB gene encoding pyrimidine utilization protein B, translating to MNTVYCAHTPDVPQVELPARPEPIAFPPGQTALIVVDMQNAYATEGGYLDLAGFDVSATKPVIAKIHQAVTAARAAGVQIIWFQNGWDSDYVEAGDAGSPNFHKSNALKTMRKRPELQGSLLSKGGWDYALVDELMPQAGDIVLPKSRYSGFYNTPLDSMLRSRGIRHLIFTGIATNVCVESTLRDGFFLEYFGVVLEDATYQAGPPFAQQAALFNIETFFGWVSDVDTFCESLNAR from the coding sequence ATGAATACCGTTTATTGCGCCCACACGCCGGATGTTCCCCAGGTTGAACTGCCTGCTCGTCCTGAGCCGATCGCCTTTCCGCCTGGCCAGACGGCACTGATTGTTGTGGATATGCAGAACGCCTACGCCACCGAAGGTGGCTACCTCGACCTGGCGGGCTTTGATGTTTCCGCGACGAAGCCGGTGATTGCGAAGATCCATCAGGCGGTGACGGCGGCCCGTGCGGCCGGCGTTCAGATCATCTGGTTCCAGAACGGCTGGGACAGCGACTATGTTGAAGCCGGTGACGCCGGTTCCCCTAACTTTCACAAATCGAATGCGCTGAAAACCATGCGTAAACGGCCAGAACTGCAGGGTTCACTGCTGTCAAAAGGCGGCTGGGATTACGCGCTGGTCGATGAGCTGATGCCACAAGCCGGTGACATCGTGCTGCCAAAATCGCGCTACAGCGGCTTCTATAACACCCCACTCGACAGCATGCTGCGCAGTCGCGGGATCCGCCATCTGATTTTCACCGGCATCGCCACCAACGTCTGTGTGGAGTCGACCTTGCGCGACGGCTTCTTTCTGGAGTATTTCGGTGTGGTGCTGGAAGACGCCACGTATCAGGCTGGCCCGCCCTTTGCTCAGCAGGCAGCGCTGTTCAATATCGAAACCTTTTTTGGCTGGGTATCGGATGTCGATACCTTCTGCGAAAGCCTGAATGCCCGCTAA
- the rutC gene encoding pyrimidine utilization protein C, translating to MPKSIIVPPGTTTPIAPFVPGTLADGVIYVSGTLPFDGDNNVVHVGDAAAQTRHVLETIKKVIETAGGNMADVTFNSIFITDWSNYAAVNQVYAEYFPGDKPARFCIQCGLVKPDALIEIASVAHIGKPEV from the coding sequence ATGCCGAAAAGTATTATTGTGCCACCAGGCACCACCACACCCATCGCCCCGTTTGTCCCTGGCACGCTGGCGGACGGCGTGATCTATGTTTCCGGCACGCTGCCATTTGATGGTGACAACAACGTGGTCCATGTGGGTGATGCTGCCGCGCAGACCCGTCACGTGCTGGAAACCATTAAAAAGGTGATTGAGACCGCTGGTGGCAACATGGCCGATGTGACATTTAACTCGATCTTTATCACCGACTGGTCGAATTATGCCGCGGTAAATCAGGTTTACGCCGAATACTTCCCCGGTGATAAGCCTGCCCGTTTCTGCATTCAGTGTGGGCTGGTCAAGCCTGACGCGCTGATTGAGATCGCCAGCGTGGCGCACATCGGCAAGCCGGAGGTCTGA